A genome region from Ignavibacteriota bacterium includes the following:
- a CDS encoding aminotransferase class III-fold pyridoxal phosphate-dependent enzyme, whose translation MRPSDKHFEEALKLIPWATQTNAKRPYPAFEGIMPKFIERGKGCRLWDMEGKEYIDFRLALGPVTLGYCYDEVDYAVRAQLAKGVLFSMASPIELECAQLVHQMVPNAEMVRFMKTGEDANLSNIRIARAYTKRDVILMSGYHGYPDWFATEDSPNNGVPEFMKEYVKIIPWGNCEEAERLIDAYGERLACVIATPYDFNEDTSGDYIRFLRTKTRAYGILLVMDEVLTGFRLARGGAQEYFGVEPDLASYAKAIANGFPLSAYVGKKEYMESLYRFKMTTTYAGETLSMAAGIATMKIMLREDVHGHIRAMGERLMAGFDRIAREAGVEGRAAGMPVAPFLKFLSTDPTFHGRLEYLWHRELYREGIFISPRWFISYSHKATDIDEALDKAGRALRRAVEAEVRERDVKPFWW comes from the coding sequence ATGAGGCCTTCGGACAAGCATTTTGAAGAAGCACTGAAGCTCATCCCCTGGGCGACGCAGACCAACGCCAAACGCCCGTATCCCGCGTTCGAGGGGATCATGCCCAAGTTCATCGAACGGGGGAAGGGATGCCGGCTCTGGGACATGGAGGGGAAGGAGTACATCGACTTTCGCCTTGCCCTGGGTCCGGTGACACTCGGCTACTGCTATGACGAAGTGGACTATGCCGTGCGTGCCCAGCTGGCAAAGGGTGTGCTCTTCAGCATGGCAAGCCCCATCGAACTGGAATGCGCGCAGCTGGTGCACCAGATGGTGCCCAACGCGGAGATGGTCCGCTTCATGAAGACCGGGGAGGATGCGAACCTCTCCAATATTCGCATCGCACGGGCCTACACCAAACGCGATGTCATCCTGATGAGCGGGTACCACGGGTATCCGGACTGGTTCGCCACGGAGGATAGCCCGAACAACGGCGTGCCGGAGTTCATGAAGGAGTATGTGAAGATCATCCCGTGGGGGAACTGCGAAGAGGCGGAGAGGCTGATCGATGCGTACGGCGAGCGTCTGGCATGCGTCATTGCCACCCCGTACGATTTCAATGAAGACACAAGCGGGGACTATATCCGCTTTCTCCGGACAAAGACCCGTGCGTACGGGATCCTGCTCGTGATGGACGAGGTCCTCACCGGCTTCCGCCTTGCCAGGGGTGGGGCACAGGAGTACTTCGGCGTGGAACCCGACCTCGCCAGCTATGCGAAGGCGATCGCGAACGGCTTCCCGCTCTCGGCCTACGTGGGGAAGAAAGAGTACATGGAGTCGCTGTACCGGTTCAAGATGACCACAACGTATGCCGGAGAGACGCTGTCCATGGCCGCGGGCATCGCGACGATGAAGATCATGCTGCGTGAGGATGTGCACGGCCACATCCGTGCGATGGGCGAACGACTGATGGCGGGATTCGACCGGATCGCCCGCGAAGCCGGTGTCGAAGGGCGCGCGGCAGGTATGCCGGTGGCGCCTTTCCTGAAGTTCCTCTCCACCGATCCCACGTTCCACGGGCGGTTGGAGTACCTGTGGCACCGAGAGCTGTACCGCGAGGGGATCTTCATCAGCCCGCGGTGGTTCATCTCGTATTCGCACAAAGCAACGGACATCGATGAGGCGTTGGACAAGGCCGGGCGCGCATTGCGCCGGGCCGTGGAGGCAGAGGTACGAGAACGTGATGTGAAACCATTCTGGTGGTGA
- a CDS encoding sodium/solute symporter (Members of the Solute:Sodium Symporter (SSS), TC 2.A.21 as described in tcdb.org, catalyze solute:Na+ symport. Known solutes for members of the family include sugars, amino acids, nucleosides, inositols, vitamins, urea or anions, depending on the system.), with protein MIKAVNGYDYIVIAAYFLFMLGIGLYFMKVNKGAKEYFAGGSMIPWWVSGMTLYMANFSAWTFTGAAGFAYSTGWFAILYFGTWSLSYFVGSQLTASRWRRTRSISPVEYTYTRFNFTTQQFLSLVISLNFTLSAGVQLAATCKLLAPVMGLDIVLVTLVTGVVILVYTFMGGLWAVSITDVVQGVILLSITFIVMPLALGLVGGPGVLLRSIPPLTFDHVYNGVHYTEHWLVSIFIIMTFGTAAGAAQRFYSVKDEKDARKVGLLAGGLFLTVPFVFGVPPLVARVIWPDLSVVDFFKPYLDSNPQDLVFVALCLKLLPNGLIGVFLAAMLAATMSTLSSVYNLVSSILSRDIYQGWIQPDVTDEKLLNVGRIFSVVIGLIVVGLAVLFVTSQFGIFNLMQAFFTLLNIPVVVPVTFGLIFRRVPKWAAVGAITWGLIVGVTVRYGLGWDIGPQVYLAFVSTFAIFATSVWTGELFKRHKVVLGILSLIIAGVYASIFVLSLAPGYSEWQGWVAWAGALTLGGSLFGFAALFAGETEEQRAVVREFFKKLDTPVDVAREVFGAGRKQISTFPLVGGTTIIMGLLMGLILFTDISAAERYILGTMVAIMVLFGVLMWYFGKKSEIRSAAQYSNETGGKAE; from the coding sequence ATGATCAAAGCAGTCAATGGGTACGATTACATCGTCATCGCAGCCTATTTCCTCTTCATGCTCGGGATCGGGCTGTACTTCATGAAGGTGAACAAGGGCGCAAAGGAGTACTTCGCCGGCGGGAGCATGATCCCATGGTGGGTATCGGGCATGACGCTGTACATGGCGAATTTCAGCGCCTGGACATTCACCGGGGCGGCCGGATTCGCCTACTCGACCGGGTGGTTCGCCATCCTGTACTTCGGGACCTGGTCGCTCTCGTACTTCGTCGGCTCGCAACTCACGGCATCGCGCTGGCGCCGGACGCGTTCCATCTCGCCCGTCGAGTACACGTATACGCGGTTCAATTTCACCACACAGCAGTTCCTGAGCCTCGTCATCTCCCTCAACTTCACGCTCTCCGCCGGCGTGCAGCTCGCAGCAACATGCAAACTCCTCGCCCCGGTCATGGGCCTCGACATCGTGCTCGTGACGCTGGTGACCGGTGTGGTGATCCTGGTCTATACGTTCATGGGCGGGTTGTGGGCAGTGTCCATCACGGACGTTGTGCAGGGCGTGATCCTGCTCAGCATCACCTTCATCGTCATGCCGCTGGCCCTGGGATTGGTGGGTGGACCGGGCGTTCTCCTCCGCTCGATCCCGCCCCTGACGTTCGACCACGTCTACAACGGCGTGCACTACACCGAGCACTGGCTCGTCTCGATCTTCATCATCATGACGTTCGGAACGGCGGCAGGCGCCGCACAACGCTTCTACAGCGTCAAGGATGAGAAAGATGCCCGGAAGGTGGGCTTGCTTGCCGGTGGCCTCTTCCTCACCGTCCCGTTCGTGTTCGGCGTGCCACCGCTGGTGGCCCGGGTCATCTGGCCGGACCTGTCGGTGGTCGATTTCTTCAAGCCGTACCTCGACTCGAATCCGCAGGACCTGGTGTTTGTCGCGCTCTGCCTCAAGCTGCTCCCGAACGGGCTGATCGGGGTTTTCCTCGCCGCGATGCTGGCCGCCACGATGAGCACGTTGAGCTCCGTGTACAATCTGGTGTCCTCGATCCTGTCGCGGGACATCTATCAGGGATGGATCCAACCCGATGTGACCGATGAAAAACTTCTGAACGTCGGACGCATCTTCTCGGTCGTGATCGGCCTGATCGTGGTCGGCCTTGCGGTCCTGTTCGTGACCAGTCAGTTCGGTATCTTCAATCTTATGCAGGCATTCTTCACGTTGCTCAACATCCCCGTCGTGGTCCCGGTCACCTTCGGGCTGATCTTCCGCCGCGTGCCGAAGTGGGCCGCGGTGGGTGCGATCACCTGGGGCCTCATCGTTGGCGTGACGGTGCGGTACGGCCTCGGGTGGGACATCGGCCCGCAGGTGTACCTGGCCTTTGTGAGCACATTCGCGATCTTCGCGACATCGGTGTGGACCGGCGAACTCTTCAAGCGCCACAAAGTGGTCCTGGGCATCCTCTCGCTCATCATCGCCGGTGTCTATGCCTCGATCTTCGTCCTTTCGCTGGCTCCTGGATACAGCGAGTGGCAGGGGTGGGTGGCCTGGGCCGGGGCGTTGACGTTGGGTGGGAGCCTGTTCGGGTTCGCTGCGCTCTTTGCGGGCGAGACGGAAGAACAGCGTGCCGTCGTCCGTGAATTCTTCAAGAAGCTGGATACACCGGTGGATGTGGCCCGTGAGGTGTTCGGAGCCGGGCGGAAACAGATCTCGACATTCCCGCTCGTCGGAGGAACGACGATCATCATGGGGTTGTTGATGGGGCTCATCCTGTTCACCGACATCTCCGCGGCGGAGAGGTACATCCTCGGCACGATGGTCGCGATCATGGTCCTCTTCGGTGTCTTGATGTGGTACTTCGGCAAGAAGTCGGAGATCCGGAGTGCGGCACAGTATTCGAACGAGACCGGAGGGAAGGCGGAATGA
- the larA gene encoding nickel-dependent lactate racemase, with protein MKIQMAYGTTGMEVEVPEANLAALLSMRESAPVEDPASMVTQLLRAPIGGKPLGEIARGKRTACIVVCDITRPVPNRVILPPVFSELERAGIPRDRVTILVATGLHRPSTPEELVTMLGDEIASTVRVVSHHARAIEEQRFLGTTPQGTPVYVDEIYCSADVKITTGFIEPHLMAGFSGGRKLIAPGCAGEETIKALHSPRFIEHPECREGSIERNPLHAELLQIARLAGHDLIVNVALDADRHITGIFAGDPLEAHAAGVAHVRGAVTAQVNAPVDIVVTSAAGYPLDLTFYQTVKGMTAAAPVLKPGGTLIIAAECSEGLGSPEFTHMATTENSARAFLDGLQNRPVVIDQWQLEECAKVAAVHDVVLVSGGIAPEVLQKLFVRSMPDLGAALQDGLHRHGAGARVAVIPRGPYTLVGVAGT; from the coding sequence ATGAAGATCCAGATGGCATACGGCACAACCGGGATGGAGGTGGAGGTCCCGGAGGCGAACCTCGCGGCACTGCTGAGCATGCGCGAATCCGCCCCCGTGGAAGACCCGGCCAGCATGGTCACGCAGCTGCTGCGTGCGCCGATCGGCGGGAAACCGCTGGGCGAGATCGCGCGTGGCAAGCGGACGGCGTGCATCGTCGTGTGCGACATCACGCGCCCTGTGCCGAACCGGGTGATCCTCCCGCCGGTGTTCAGCGAACTCGAACGGGCCGGGATCCCGCGCGACCGCGTCACGATCCTCGTTGCCACCGGACTTCACCGGCCGAGCACGCCGGAAGAACTGGTGACGATGCTGGGCGATGAGATCGCGTCGACCGTGCGGGTGGTGAGCCACCATGCGCGCGCCATTGAGGAGCAACGCTTCCTGGGCACGACGCCGCAGGGGACGCCGGTGTATGTTGATGAGATCTACTGCTCTGCCGATGTGAAGATCACCACCGGTTTCATCGAACCGCATCTGATGGCCGGGTTCTCGGGTGGACGGAAACTCATCGCCCCGGGGTGTGCGGGAGAGGAGACCATCAAGGCGCTGCACAGCCCCCGCTTCATCGAGCATCCGGAATGCCGCGAGGGGAGCATCGAGCGGAATCCGCTCCATGCGGAACTGTTGCAGATCGCACGGTTGGCCGGGCACGATCTCATCGTGAATGTGGCCCTGGACGCGGATCGGCATATCACCGGCATCTTTGCGGGAGATCCCCTCGAAGCCCATGCTGCGGGCGTGGCACACGTCCGCGGTGCGGTGACGGCGCAGGTGAACGCGCCGGTCGATATCGTGGTCACCTCGGCCGCAGGATATCCACTCGACCTCACGTTCTATCAGACGGTGAAGGGGATGACCGCGGCCGCACCCGTGCTGAAGCCGGGTGGGACCCTGATCATCGCCGCGGAATGCAGCGAGGGGTTGGGCAGTCCGGAGTTCACGCACATGGCCACCACCGAGAACTCTGCGCGCGCATTTCTCGACGGGCTCCAGAATCGTCCGGTCGTGATCGATCAGTGGCAGCTGGAAGAATGTGCGAAGGTCGCCGCGGTGCACGATGTGGTGCTCGTGTCGGGAGGGATCGCACCGGAGGTGTTGCAGAAGTTGTTCGTGCGGAGCATGCCGGACCTGGGCGCAGCGTTGCAGGATGGGCTGCACCGGCATGGTGCCGGTGCGCGTGTTGCCGTGATCCCGCGTGGGCCGTACACACTTGTCGGGGTCGCGGGCACCTGA
- a CDS encoding aminotransferase class V-fold PLP-dependent enzyme, whose protein sequence is MKRSDFLRTCCTGVAGAALIPHLAHAEPGTPPVPAWPSVDPSEERFWTLLRDQFPLTRERAYLNTGGLGASPYVVLGTVKGKMDELEYMCETGHAEEALHEIKVSASALLGCDAQELAFIRNTTEGINIIAQGVTWKKGDEVILSTHEHVGNSMTWMALVRSQGIVIRLFEPSTVSAAENLERITKLTNRRTRMISIPHVVTTTGLRMPVKEICAFARSRGILNLVDGAQTAGMFPFSLHDIGCDAYATSGHKWLMGPKETGMLYVRKEMLDTFTPRFVGAYSDGGYDFLKGTMAFHPTAQRYEYGTVSMPLRFGLGAAFQFIQRIGIATVWERDRALSSRLAAGLRAIPHVRVHSPEDPALCSAMTTFEHDRLPYLEIQKQLTERNLRTRAVNEGGMAALRISTHIYNTFEEVERVLDGVRAAKF, encoded by the coding sequence ATGAAACGCTCAGATTTTCTCCGAACATGTTGTACCGGCGTCGCCGGCGCAGCCCTGATCCCTCACCTCGCGCATGCGGAACCGGGCACTCCGCCCGTACCGGCGTGGCCGTCCGTCGATCCCTCCGAGGAACGGTTCTGGACCCTCTTGCGTGATCAGTTCCCGCTGACGCGCGAACGTGCATATCTGAACACCGGGGGGCTCGGTGCGTCGCCGTATGTGGTGCTCGGGACCGTCAAAGGGAAGATGGACGAACTCGAGTACATGTGCGAGACGGGTCACGCGGAAGAGGCTCTCCACGAGATCAAGGTCAGTGCATCGGCGCTGCTGGGGTGCGATGCGCAGGAACTCGCGTTCATCAGGAACACCACCGAAGGGATCAACATCATCGCCCAGGGCGTGACGTGGAAGAAAGGCGACGAAGTGATCCTTTCGACCCACGAGCATGTGGGCAATTCGATGACATGGATGGCGCTCGTGCGGAGCCAGGGGATCGTGATCCGGCTGTTCGAGCCATCCACGGTGTCGGCGGCCGAGAACCTCGAACGTATCACGAAGCTCACCAACCGGCGGACGCGGATGATCAGCATCCCGCACGTGGTGACGACCACCGGGTTACGGATGCCGGTGAAGGAGATCTGTGCTTTTGCCCGCTCCCGGGGGATCCTGAACCTGGTGGATGGGGCGCAGACGGCAGGGATGTTCCCGTTCAGCCTGCATGACATCGGGTGCGACGCGTATGCGACGAGCGGGCACAAGTGGCTGATGGGCCCGAAAGAGACCGGGATGCTGTATGTGCGGAAGGAGATGCTGGACACGTTCACGCCGCGTTTCGTTGGCGCGTACTCGGATGGAGGGTATGATTTCCTGAAGGGAACGATGGCGTTCCATCCGACCGCGCAGCGATACGAATACGGGACCGTCAGCATGCCCCTGCGCTTCGGCCTGGGGGCGGCGTTCCAGTTCATCCAGCGGATCGGCATTGCGACCGTCTGGGAGCGCGACCGCGCATTGTCATCGCGGCTTGCCGCCGGGCTCCGGGCCATCCCGCATGTACGCGTGCATTCGCCGGAGGATCCTGCACTGTGCAGTGCGATGACGACCTTCGAACACGACCGTCTGCCGTATCTGGAGATCCAGAAACAGCTCACGGAACGGAACCTGCGCACGCGTGCGGTGAATGAAGGCGGGATGGCGGCATTGCGCATCTCCACACACATCTATAACACGTTCGAGGAAGTGGAGCGGGTCCTGGACGGCGTCCGCGCCGCGAAATTCTAG
- a CDS encoding sugar phosphate isomerase/epimerase — MNTPLALGIVSDEITNDFSEALRHGTSWGIDRYEIRCLTTGRVPRVEKQEIATVAGLVRDHGVRITALSPGMFKAHLARTGEIEEEIRSVLPATLDLARELSCPMIIVFGFQREAGEPADNQKLAVEYMRRAAELAAAAGVRIAIENEPGFWCDTGVNTLQIINATGATALGANWDPCNAYGTDEVPYPQGYEALKPRIINVHAKDTAVGSLIKCVPIGEGALDWQGQVTALLKDRLVEHITIETHCHPLIENSRHNVDILRRMMAAAH, encoded by the coding sequence ATGAACACTCCGCTGGCACTCGGCATCGTCAGTGACGAGATCACGAATGATTTCAGCGAGGCGCTCCGTCATGGGACCTCGTGGGGGATCGACCGCTATGAGATCCGCTGTCTCACCACGGGGCGGGTGCCCCGGGTCGAGAAGCAGGAGATCGCAACGGTGGCAGGGCTGGTCCGCGACCATGGCGTCCGGATCACCGCGCTGTCCCCCGGCATGTTCAAGGCGCACCTTGCGCGCACCGGGGAGATCGAAGAAGAGATCCGCTCCGTGCTGCCGGCGACGCTGGACCTCGCACGGGAGTTGTCCTGCCCCATGATCATCGTCTTCGGCTTCCAGCGTGAAGCCGGCGAACCTGCCGACAATCAGAAACTGGCGGTGGAGTACATGCGCCGTGCCGCCGAACTGGCCGCGGCCGCGGGCGTCCGGATCGCCATCGAGAATGAACCCGGCTTCTGGTGTGATACCGGGGTCAATACCCTGCAGATCATCAACGCGACGGGCGCAACCGCCCTTGGTGCCAACTGGGATCCGTGTAACGCCTATGGCACGGACGAGGTGCCGTATCCCCAGGGCTATGAAGCGCTGAAGCCGCGGATCATCAACGTCCACGCGAAAGATACTGCCGTCGGTTCGCTCATCAAGTGCGTGCCGATCGGTGAAGGCGCGTTGGACTGGCAGGGACAGGTCACCGCGTTGCTCAAGGACCGCCTGGTCGAGCATATCACGATCGAGACTCACTGTCACCCCCTCATTGAGAACTCACGGCACAACGTCGATATCCTCCGGCGTATGATGGCAGCCGCACACTAG
- a CDS encoding IclR family transcriptional regulator gives MAHEYTVPAVHRAVQVLEILAGSHTGFSLADLSRQTGIPKSSLFRILLTLEKSYIVQLDRTRNVYNLGMKLIDWGNRALDKIDLKSVTHPHLVRMAHETRESYYVAIMDEHEVIIIDRADTPEIWRMVARLGQRSPVHATASGQILVSEANEDVVSAIVARTGLKRYTQRTITSMAKFKERLKEVRKAGCVIADAEYKPDLCVISVPIRDHHGKIVAALMTALPSERIRRTRGLSNDIIEILKREGSVISREIGYQEPQA, from the coding sequence ATGGCACACGAATACACCGTTCCCGCTGTCCACCGGGCGGTTCAGGTGCTGGAGATCCTCGCAGGGTCTCATACGGGCTTCTCTCTCGCCGACCTCTCCCGCCAGACCGGCATCCCGAAGAGCTCACTCTTTCGCATCCTCCTGACGCTCGAAAAATCCTACATCGTTCAGCTCGACCGTACACGGAACGTGTACAACCTCGGCATGAAGCTGATCGATTGGGGCAACCGTGCGCTGGACAAGATCGACCTGAAGTCGGTCACCCATCCGCACCTCGTGCGCATGGCGCACGAGACCCGGGAGAGCTACTACGTTGCGATCATGGATGAGCATGAGGTCATCATCATCGATCGCGCGGATACACCCGAGATCTGGCGGATGGTGGCACGTCTCGGCCAGCGGTCGCCGGTCCATGCCACGGCGTCCGGACAGATCCTCGTCTCCGAGGCGAATGAAGATGTTGTAAGTGCGATCGTGGCGCGTACCGGATTGAAACGGTACACCCAGCGCACGATCACGTCCATGGCGAAGTTCAAGGAGCGACTGAAAGAGGTCCGGAAGGCCGGATGTGTCATCGCCGACGCCGAGTACAAACCCGATCTCTGCGTGATCTCCGTTCCCATCCGCGACCACCACGGCAAGATCGTCGCTGCTCTGATGACCGCCCTCCCGTCGGAGCGTATCCGCCGGACACGGGGCCTGTCCAACGACATCATCGAGATCCTCAAGCGGGAAGGGTCCGTCATCTCGCGCGAGATCGGCTATCAGGAGCCCCAGGCATGA
- a CDS encoding heparinase II/III family protein produces MSPSRRDFLRNSASAAAGLALAPHALHAMAASGTPGTPGTGPLLCDGADIARMRKTVTLPRFAAYWRSLTDADPAPDHAFLRDELRLNNHAHHMLRARLILDRSSFVYALTREQKQLDLALHAIERMLAYERWDYFMEAGEHTIGLQRAPEATIALLSAIEFLGDGMPAAVRSAIEAGVADKGAPACYRTLYGMKYPERVRGWGFDPTDVYPYRFDLRRWPLILNSTNLKIIPVAGLMMAGCWLYGRHPQAETWITMALQSAQAFATMYGPDGAYDEGVGYWAYTSQHLALALDVLYRRLGRDHRDLINFPGTIRYALAMAMPTVENTRGCVNFGDAFSIGDVAIAAWVARTHRDRVAQYVTHSVGEVGSTFSILWYDPRVKPEAPPASLKNVRLSNDLVIGRTGWGVKESVVALRSGWPANHEHADRNSVIFSAHGDRLLHDPYHAAYSFTDPHWNLRLTQSHTAVLIDGKGHQYHDGHEGTNASWAEAQVVAYEDRKGDLLATSDATAAYALVLPRVALVRRSVMFLKPDILLLLDRIRCDGDAVPVQLRFQADNFDGKGSVALLPAGFRIVRPSATLEAATYGSTAPSYKTGVLPVPEDHGIHPFVEVVSTAATEHLLLTVCTAAAQGGTHGVLTVTHHANVFEVTGKHNARTLRVRIDVSHDLPVVTL; encoded by the coding sequence ATGTCACCTTCACGCAGAGATTTCCTCAGGAACAGCGCCAGTGCCGCAGCCGGCCTGGCGCTCGCACCGCACGCACTCCATGCCATGGCCGCATCCGGCACCCCGGGCACACCGGGGACCGGGCCTCTGCTCTGTGATGGGGCGGACATCGCGCGGATGCGGAAGACGGTCACGCTCCCGCGATTCGCCGCGTACTGGCGGTCGCTCACCGATGCGGATCCCGCTCCCGATCATGCGTTCCTCCGGGATGAACTCCGGCTGAACAACCATGCGCACCACATGCTCCGTGCGCGGCTGATCCTCGACCGGTCCTCCTTCGTGTATGCCCTGACCCGCGAACAGAAGCAGCTCGATCTGGCACTCCACGCGATCGAGCGGATGCTGGCGTATGAGCGGTGGGATTACTTCATGGAAGCGGGCGAGCACACGATCGGGCTGCAGCGCGCTCCCGAAGCGACCATCGCGCTGCTCTCGGCGATCGAATTTCTTGGCGATGGCATGCCAGCGGCGGTCCGGTCCGCGATCGAAGCGGGGGTCGCTGACAAGGGCGCCCCGGCCTGCTACCGTACCCTGTACGGAATGAAATATCCCGAGCGTGTCCGCGGGTGGGGATTCGATCCCACCGATGTGTACCCCTATCGGTTCGACCTGCGCCGCTGGCCGCTCATCCTGAACTCCACGAACCTGAAGATCATTCCGGTTGCCGGACTCATGATGGCCGGGTGCTGGCTGTATGGACGCCATCCGCAGGCGGAGACCTGGATCACCATGGCGCTGCAGAGCGCGCAGGCCTTCGCAACGATGTATGGGCCGGATGGCGCGTACGACGAAGGCGTCGGATACTGGGCCTATACCAGTCAGCACCTTGCGCTCGCTCTCGACGTGCTGTACCGGCGCCTCGGCCGTGACCACCGGGACCTGATCAATTTCCCGGGCACGATCCGCTATGCCCTGGCCATGGCGATGCCGACCGTCGAGAACACCCGGGGCTGCGTGAATTTCGGGGACGCCTTCTCGATCGGCGATGTGGCGATCGCTGCGTGGGTGGCACGGACCCATCGCGACCGTGTTGCACAGTACGTGACGCACTCCGTCGGGGAAGTGGGCAGCACGTTCTCGATCCTCTGGTACGACCCGCGCGTCAAACCCGAAGCTCCCCCCGCATCCCTGAAGAACGTGCGCCTGTCGAACGACCTCGTGATCGGGCGCACCGGCTGGGGCGTGAAGGAGAGCGTGGTGGCGCTCCGCAGCGGATGGCCCGCGAACCATGAACACGCCGACCGGAACAGTGTCATCTTCTCGGCGCATGGCGACCGTTTGCTGCACGACCCCTATCATGCTGCATACTCCTTCACCGATCCGCACTGGAATCTTCGTCTTACACAGTCGCACACCGCGGTGCTCATCGACGGCAAAGGGCATCAGTATCACGACGGCCATGAAGGCACCAATGCCTCATGGGCCGAGGCGCAGGTCGTTGCTTATGAAGACCGCAAGGGTGACCTGCTTGCCACGAGCGATGCGACGGCAGCCTACGCTCTGGTGCTTCCCCGGGTGGCGCTGGTCCGGCGGTCCGTCATGTTCCTGAAGCCGGACATCCTCCTTCTCCTCGACAGGATCCGGTGCGACGGTGATGCCGTGCCGGTGCAGCTGCGCTTCCAGGCAGACAACTTCGACGGCAAAGGGTCCGTTGCGCTTCTCCCGGCGGGCTTCCGGATCGTCCGCCCCTCTGCGACGCTCGAGGCTGCAACGTATGGCTCCACCGCGCCGTCATACAAGACAGGCGTGCTTCCCGTGCCGGAAGACCATGGCATCCATCCGTTCGTGGAGGTCGTGTCGACCGCCGCCACGGAACACCTGCTTCTTACCGTCTGTACTGCCGCGGCACAAGGCGGGACCCACGGGGTCCTCACGGTGACCCACCATGCCAACGTGTTCGAGGTCACCGGCAAACACAATGCGCGTACGCTGCGCGTACGGATCGATGTCTCCCACGACCTTCCGGTGGTGACCCTATGA